A segment of the Siphonobacter curvatus genome:
CTCCACGTCCCGCACCCAGTTTATGCGGGCCAAGAATAAGCTGAGAGAGATGTTAAGCACATTAGCCGTTTAGAGTTTTGAGTTGGAAGTTTTGCATGTAGTAACTGACTCAGCAACCCGAAACACAAAACGCTAAACCCGAAACCAATAACCAATTAACCTTTTTTTCCCCGTGGATAAGAAAATTGAAAGAAAATTCTGGAACCGTAAACGTGTCTTTTTTTTAACGGGCGGTTTGCTCCTGGTGTCGCTCACGTTGTGGGCACTGGTATTCCGGGATAAGCGTACACAACTACGGGTCGAGACGGAAAAGCTGACCGTATCGAGTGTTTCGCAGGGTGCTTTTAACGAATTCATTCCCGTCAACGGTACGGTTATTCCCATCCAGAGCGTACAGCTGGACGCCGTCGAAGGCGGTTCGATTGAGAAAATCTTCAAGCAATCGGGCGATATGGTAAAGGCGGGCGACGTGATTCTGCAACTCTCCAATACGGAACTGAAACTAAACGTACTGACCCGGGAAACGGCCTTATACGATCAGTTGAACAACGCCCGTACCTCCCGTCTGCAATTGCAACAGAATACACTGGCTCTTCAGAATACGCTGGCTGAGATCGATTATCAGGTCAAAATCAAGGAACAGCAACTGAATCGGAACGACCGGGCCTCCAAGTATCTTTCGGAGAAGGAAATGCAGGATGTTCGCGAAGAAGTATCCTACCAGAAACGCCGCCGCAACGTCACGCAACGCTCATACATGCAGGATTCTCTGATTCGGATTCAGCAAAATTCGCAGCTGTCTCAATCCGAAA
Coding sequences within it:
- a CDS encoding efflux RND transporter periplasmic adaptor subunit, which codes for MDKKIERKFWNRKRVFFLTGGLLLVSLTLWALVFRDKRTQLRVETEKLTVSSVSQGAFNEFIPVNGTVIPIQSVQLDAVEGGSIEKIFKQSGDMVKAGDVILQLSNTELKLNVLTRETALYDQLNNARTSRLQLQQNTLALQNTLAEIDYQVKIKEQQLNRNDRASKYLSEKEMQDVREEVSYQKRRRNVTQRSYMQDSLIRIQQNSQLSQSEKRIWESIQNVGQMLDNLLVKAPISGQLSTATDLQIGQLITKGTKIGQVDILDKFKVRVPIDELYLPRIVKGLEGYADLDGKEYKLVVDKVFPTVTNGRFEVDMLFAQTAPTDIRRGQTLRIRLELGKPEQAVLLPTGGFYQQTGGNWVFVVEAGGQRAVRRNIQLGRKNPTYYEVLDGLKPGEKVITSSYEFFGDNEVLNLNEKQPQ